A genomic segment from Marinobacter subterrani encodes:
- a CDS encoding LysR family transcriptional regulator produces MDRIDAMRAFVTVVNEGTFTRAAERLEMSPQLVSKYVSQLETHLGVRLLNRTTRKIHLTEAGTQYHQRAQQVLNDIDDMENQLDDLHTQAQGLLRISAPVSFAIRHMAPLLSEFQKMHPGVSIDLQLNDRKVDIVEEGFDIALRIGHLKSSSLIAKRLAPIRLVLCASPTYLEQHGTPGHPQDLANHQYLRYSYMDMDTGPSVQKWLQARGRRTGGEMVSNNGDVLVESAKAGAGIALQPTFIAGAAIKEGKLQMLLPEYEPEPMALYAVYAHRQLLASKVRSFIDFIDGFFGEPPYWDRFD; encoded by the coding sequence ATGGACCGCATCGACGCCATGCGCGCCTTCGTAACCGTTGTTAACGAAGGCACGTTTACCCGCGCCGCCGAGCGACTGGAGATGTCGCCCCAGCTTGTCAGCAAGTACGTTTCCCAGCTTGAAACGCATCTTGGCGTGCGCCTGCTGAACCGCACCACCCGGAAAATCCATCTGACCGAAGCCGGCACCCAGTATCACCAGCGCGCCCAGCAAGTGCTCAACGACATCGACGACATGGAAAACCAGCTAGACGACCTGCACACCCAGGCCCAGGGCCTGCTGCGCATAAGCGCCCCGGTGTCATTTGCCATCCGACACATGGCGCCGCTGCTGAGCGAATTCCAGAAAATGCATCCTGGCGTCAGCATCGATCTTCAACTGAACGACCGAAAGGTCGACATCGTGGAGGAGGGGTTTGATATCGCGCTGCGGATCGGTCACCTGAAAAGCTCCTCGCTGATCGCAAAACGGCTCGCCCCGATCAGGCTTGTGCTGTGCGCGTCGCCCACCTACCTTGAGCAACATGGCACTCCCGGGCACCCGCAAGACCTCGCCAACCATCAGTACCTGCGTTACAGCTACATGGATATGGACACTGGCCCATCGGTGCAAAAATGGCTGCAAGCCAGAGGGCGCCGCACCGGCGGCGAAATGGTGAGCAACAACGGCGACGTACTGGTGGAATCAGCCAAAGCCGGCGCCGGGATAGCCTTGCAGCCCACCTTCATCGCTGGCGCTGCCATCAAGGAAGGCAAATTGCAGATGTTATTGCCGGAGTATGAACCCGAACCCATGGCGCTCTACGCGGTGTATGCCCACCGGCAACTGCTGGCGAGCAAGGTTCGCAGCTTTATCGACTTTATTGACGGTTTTTTCGGCGAGCCGCCTTACTGGGACCGGTTTGATTAA
- a CDS encoding peptidoglycan -binding protein — protein MIGSRRRTRSNVNVWPGYVDALSALLMLIIFMLLVYVVSQLYLSQTLSDRNSELARLNQRLSEISELLGLEQSKTQALEQEMATVQDAYSASLDRLESTREQLMQQTATAQAQAEQLQNMDQALDEKKELSTSQQNMILRLSNQIASLRAQLEQITAALKLQKEATADKAEALANVSRRLNTLLAERVNQLEKYQSEFFARLRDILASNENVRVVGDRFLLPSELLFASGSAQLGPDGRRELDKLAKLLLDVAAKIPEDVEWILRVDGHTDIVPINTPQFPSNWELSTARAVAVVRYLAAQGVPERRMVAAGFGEFFPVAEGTSPEALQKNRRIELKLTDR, from the coding sequence ATGATCGGTTCCCGGCGTCGCACCCGCAGTAACGTCAACGTCTGGCCAGGCTATGTGGATGCCCTGTCAGCCCTGCTGATGCTGATCATCTTCATGCTGCTGGTGTATGTGGTAAGCCAGCTCTACCTGTCGCAGACCCTGTCGGACCGCAACTCGGAACTGGCCCGGCTGAACCAGCGGCTGTCAGAGATTTCCGAATTGCTGGGCCTTGAGCAGAGCAAAACCCAGGCTCTGGAACAGGAAATGGCGACCGTGCAGGATGCCTACAGCGCCAGCCTGGACCGGCTCGAGAGCACCCGCGAACAGCTGATGCAGCAAACCGCCACCGCCCAGGCGCAGGCGGAGCAGTTGCAAAACATGGACCAGGCGCTGGATGAGAAAAAGGAGCTATCCACCAGCCAGCAAAACATGATTCTCCGGCTCTCCAACCAGATTGCCTCGCTCCGGGCTCAACTGGAGCAGATCACCGCAGCATTGAAACTCCAGAAAGAAGCGACCGCCGACAAGGCAGAGGCGCTGGCAAATGTCAGCCGGCGCCTCAACACATTGCTTGCCGAGCGCGTTAACCAGCTCGAGAAATACCAGTCCGAATTCTTTGCCCGGCTGCGGGACATCCTGGCCAGCAACGAAAATGTCCGGGTGGTGGGCGACCGCTTCCTGCTCCCCTCGGAGCTGCTGTTTGCCTCAGGCTCGGCGCAATTGGGGCCGGATGGCCGGCGCGAGCTGGACAAGCTGGCAAAGTTGCTACTGGATGTGGCGGCCAAGATTCCGGAGGACGTGGAGTGGATTCTGCGCGTCGACGGCCACACCGACATTGTGCCCATCAACACGCCACAGTTCCCATCCAACTGGGAGCTTTCCACCGCCCGCGCGGTGGCGGTAGTGCGCTATCTGGCGGCACAGGGAGTGCCCGAGCGACGCATGGTGGCCGCCGGGTTCGGTGAGTTCTTCCCGGTCGCCGAAGGCACGTCGCCGGAGGCCCTGCAGAAGAACCGGCGGATTGAACTCAAGCTGACGGACCGATAG
- a CDS encoding DoxX family protein: protein MNTQFTQALFQSNGGFAALVLRVPVGLILAAHGAQKLFGWFGGYGLEGTGQWLTSIGLEPGYLMALLAGGAEFFGGLALVLGLLTRPAALVAAFTMLVAIFSVHISNGLFMSNNGYEYALTLLAATLALAVQGAGRFSVDGVIRKST from the coding sequence ATGAATACTCAATTCACACAGGCTTTGTTCCAATCCAATGGCGGATTTGCTGCACTGGTTCTTCGGGTTCCGGTCGGCCTGATTCTGGCCGCCCATGGTGCACAAAAACTCTTTGGCTGGTTTGGCGGTTACGGGTTGGAAGGCACCGGCCAGTGGCTGACCAGTATTGGCCTGGAGCCGGGCTACCTGATGGCCTTGCTGGCCGGTGGTGCCGAGTTCTTCGGTGGCCTGGCACTGGTACTGGGGCTGCTGACGCGCCCTGCGGCGCTGGTTGCCGCCTTCACCATGCTGGTGGCGATTTTTTCGGTACACATCAGCAACGGCCTGTTCATGTCCAACAACGGTTACGAATACGCGCTGACGCTCCTGGCAGCCACACTGGCACTGGCGGTCCAGGGTGCGGGACGGTTCTCTGTGGATGGCGTCATCCGGAAAAGCACGTAA
- a CDS encoding branched-chain amino acid ABC transporter permease — MIFEKRTERLFLPVFLLIVLCLPLFLEANSFFVSKVTTVLILATFVMSLDFLVGRVGLVTLGHALFYGLGGYLFVIIAPEYEAVNFWLYTFYVCALAALIALVVGVVVLRTSGIYFIMITLAISQMAYYFFFDSLNFGGSDGVFIFMKPETSIFGLSFLNLDDPMHFYYLAVLSLFNTLLFLKLILRSRFGRIVEASRQNPERTEALGYNIFAFRLISYVIASTLGAYAGFLFALQYGFVNPSFLTWEMSGTALVMSILGGMGTIYGAILGTFAYEGLQYLFEHLTEEWLLFMGGAIILMVIVLRKGLAGYLEKLLEK, encoded by the coding sequence ATGATCTTTGAAAAACGCACCGAACGCCTGTTTCTGCCGGTGTTTTTGCTGATTGTTCTGTGCCTTCCGCTGTTCCTGGAGGCCAATTCCTTCTTCGTGAGCAAGGTCACCACCGTTCTGATCCTGGCGACCTTTGTGATGTCGCTGGATTTCCTGGTCGGGCGTGTTGGCCTGGTCACCCTGGGCCACGCCCTGTTCTATGGGCTGGGCGGGTATCTGTTCGTGATCATTGCACCGGAATACGAGGCCGTGAATTTCTGGCTGTACACGTTCTACGTGTGCGCACTGGCGGCGCTGATTGCCTTGGTGGTTGGTGTGGTCGTACTCCGGACCAGCGGCATTTACTTCATCATGATCACTCTGGCCATCTCGCAAATGGCCTATTACTTTTTCTTCGATTCCCTGAATTTCGGCGGCAGCGACGGCGTGTTCATTTTCATGAAACCGGAAACCAGCATCTTCGGCCTGAGTTTCCTGAACCTGGACGACCCGATGCACTTTTACTATCTGGCGGTGTTGTCCCTGTTCAACACCCTGCTGTTCCTGAAGCTCATCCTCCGCTCACGGTTCGGGCGCATTGTTGAAGCCAGCCGGCAGAACCCCGAGCGCACCGAAGCCCTCGGCTATAACATTTTTGCCTTTCGCCTGATCAGCTACGTGATCGCCAGCACCCTGGGGGCCTATGCGGGCTTCCTGTTCGCACTCCAGTACGGTTTTGTGAACCCGTCGTTCCTGACCTGGGAAATGTCTGGCACCGCGCTGGTGATGTCCATCCTCGGCGGCATGGGCACGATTTACGGCGCCATTCTCGGCACCTTCGCCTATGAGGGACTGCAGTACCTGTTTGAGCACCTGACCGAGGAATGGCTGCTGTTCATGGGCGGAGCCATCATCCTGATGGTGATTGTGTTGCGCAAAGGCCTGGCCGGCTATCTCGAAAAATTGCTGGAGAAATAA
- a CDS encoding ABC transporter ATP-binding protein, with protein MSNQLLEVHNLNTLYGRSHILHDLSFRLAKGESMSLMGRNGMGKTTTLKSILGIVPPRSGHVYFDGEDISHLPTWKRMRRDIAYVPEGRGMFHNLTVKEHLQMAARPGSNGETKWDYDRVLATFPRLSERLCNLGTELSGGEQQMLAIGRALVTNPRLMILDEATEGLAPLIRQDIWNVIASIRESGISSLVVDKNIKALKGLCDRHVVIVKGKVHFDGSSSELDQNLEKVETALSV; from the coding sequence GTGAGTAACCAGCTTCTGGAAGTGCATAACCTCAACACGCTGTACGGTCGCAGCCACATCCTGCACGACCTGTCGTTCCGGCTTGCCAAAGGCGAATCCATGAGCCTGATGGGGCGCAATGGCATGGGCAAGACCACCACTTTGAAATCCATCCTTGGCATCGTGCCGCCGCGCAGTGGCCATGTGTATTTCGACGGTGAAGACATCAGCCACCTGCCCACCTGGAAACGCATGCGCCGTGATATTGCCTATGTGCCCGAGGGCCGGGGCATGTTCCACAACCTGACGGTAAAAGAGCACCTGCAGATGGCGGCACGCCCCGGCAGTAACGGAGAGACCAAGTGGGATTACGATCGTGTATTGGCCACCTTCCCCCGCCTGTCGGAGCGCCTATGCAACCTGGGAACGGAACTGTCTGGCGGCGAACAGCAGATGCTGGCCATTGGCCGGGCCCTGGTGACCAACCCCCGGCTGATGATTCTGGACGAAGCCACCGAAGGCCTGGCCCCGCTGATTCGCCAGGACATCTGGAACGTGATCGCCAGTATCCGGGAATCCGGCATTTCCTCACTGGTGGTGGACAAGAACATCAAGGCCCTGAAGGGGCTCTGTGACCGCCATGTGGTGATTGTGAAAGGCAAGGTTCACTTTGACGGCAGCTCCTCCGAGTTGGATCAGAACCTGGAGAAAGTCGAAACCGCGCTCAGCGTCTGA
- a CDS encoding DODA-type extradiol aromatic ring-opening family dioxygenase, giving the protein MKTATDVLFISHGGGPMPLLGDPGHREMVDRLTELAGKLRKPSAILVVSAHWEESVPTITASASPRLIYDYYGFPPESYSIEYPCPGEPALAHQVHDALEQSGIPARLDEQRGFDHGLFVPLKLMYPEADIPCVQLSLVNSLEAGAHLAIGRALQALDYDNLLVIGSGFSFHNMREFFAPSTPEVQARNLAFEDWLENTCADPAIAESERTERLAHWEQAPHARFCHPREEHLLPLHVCYGLAGKPSDSHISANILGKKSGTFYWRA; this is encoded by the coding sequence ATGAAGACAGCAACCGATGTCCTGTTCATATCCCATGGCGGCGGGCCCATGCCGCTGCTGGGTGATCCCGGGCACCGTGAAATGGTGGACCGGCTCACCGAGCTGGCGGGCAAGCTCCGCAAGCCTTCGGCGATACTGGTAGTCAGTGCCCACTGGGAGGAGTCGGTGCCGACCATCACGGCAAGCGCCAGCCCCCGGCTGATTTACGACTACTATGGCTTTCCGCCGGAATCCTACAGCATTGAGTATCCCTGCCCGGGCGAGCCTGCGCTGGCGCACCAGGTTCACGATGCGCTGGAGCAGTCCGGGATTCCCGCGCGGCTGGATGAGCAAAGGGGCTTTGACCACGGGCTGTTTGTGCCGCTGAAACTGATGTATCCGGAGGCGGATATTCCCTGCGTACAGCTGTCGCTGGTAAACAGTCTGGAGGCCGGCGCTCATCTGGCGATTGGCCGCGCCCTGCAGGCGCTGGACTACGACAACCTGCTGGTGATCGGCTCCGGTTTTTCCTTCCACAACATGCGGGAGTTCTTTGCACCGAGCACCCCTGAGGTACAGGCCCGTAACCTGGCCTTCGAGGACTGGCTGGAGAATACCTGTGCGGACCCGGCCATTGCGGAATCCGAGCGCACGGAGCGCCTGGCGCATTGGGAGCAGGCGCCCCATGCCCGGTTCTGTCATCCGAGGGAGGAGCACCTGCTTCCGCTGCACGTATGCTATGGCCTTGCGGGCAAGCCCAGTGATTCGCATATATCGGCAAACATACTCGGCAAGAAATCCGGCACGTTCTATTGGCGTGCCTGA
- a CDS encoding IclR family transcriptional regulator has product MPETKSETTDSGGLCITASNGTISNLITATSMAEESPKRQGIGSLEIGLHILNYISTAPRPPTLKELSSALDLSPSRAHKYLVSLLREGFINQVNHTQYTLGNSSLTLGISALRRINPIQLSYEAVDRLNEETDKTVSVTVWNGNGPLIIKWLDSSQPISVNVRLGAELSPLNSASGRIYLASLPAKRRRQLIDQHYKQARVLPKHQGKPITREELGGHLEMIRETGYCAFFSDYLPEINVLSMPVFDINGSIVTIITLLGMDRDTDISEGSELFRQVQDCARRVTQQICGEQKPVSGRQSTGHSQGFRRQLAE; this is encoded by the coding sequence TTGCCTGAGACGAAGTCAGAGACCACCGATTCCGGTGGCCTCTGCATCACCGCCAGCAACGGCACCATCAGCAACCTGATTACGGCGACCTCCATGGCAGAAGAAAGCCCCAAGCGTCAGGGCATCGGTTCACTGGAAATCGGCCTGCACATTCTGAACTATATATCGACCGCGCCCCGGCCACCCACGCTCAAGGAGCTGTCATCGGCGCTGGACCTTTCTCCCAGCCGTGCCCATAAGTATCTGGTCAGCCTGCTTCGGGAAGGCTTCATCAACCAGGTCAACCACACCCAGTACACCCTGGGCAATTCCAGCCTCACCCTGGGCATCTCCGCTCTGCGACGGATCAACCCGATCCAGCTTTCCTACGAGGCGGTGGACCGGCTGAACGAGGAAACCGACAAAACCGTGTCGGTCACGGTCTGGAATGGCAATGGCCCGCTGATCATCAAATGGCTGGACTCCAGCCAACCCATTTCCGTGAACGTTCGCCTGGGTGCGGAGCTGTCGCCGCTGAATTCCGCGTCCGGCCGCATCTACCTCGCCAGCCTGCCGGCCAAGCGGCGCCGGCAACTGATTGACCAGCACTACAAACAGGCCCGCGTGTTGCCCAAGCACCAAGGCAAGCCGATCACGCGCGAGGAGCTCGGCGGCCACCTGGAGATGATCCGGGAAACAGGGTACTGCGCGTTCTTCAGTGACTACCTGCCGGAGATCAATGTGTTGAGCATGCCGGTCTTTGATATCAACGGAAGCATCGTCACCATCATCACCCTGCTAGGCATGGACCGGGATACCGATATCAGTGAAGGCTCCGAACTGTTTCGCCAGGTACAGGACTGCGCTCGCCGGGTCACCCAGCAAATCTGCGGGGAGCAGAAGCCGGTATCAGGCCGGCAATCAACCGGCCATTCGCAGGGTTTCAGACGGCAGCTCGCCGAATAA
- a CDS encoding alpha/beta fold hydrolase: MRHAAWPEDSDRITPEDLAREALALAAAAGAERFHFVGTSIGGVIGQQLVSQHADSLLSATLTNTGAVIGTADAWNTRSANVLELGLSVMAVDIVPRWFGPAACEQQPALVEGWRVIMGRGDDRSYALLCELLGRVDFREKLGEHRVPLQLVGGSDDVATPPETLKALAQCSSASDPVILEHVGHVPSVECPDRFSQILLDTLT; the protein is encoded by the coding sequence TTGAGGCACGCCGCCTGGCCGGAAGACAGCGACCGCATCACCCCGGAAGACCTGGCACGGGAAGCCCTGGCGCTCGCGGCAGCCGCCGGTGCAGAGCGCTTTCACTTTGTCGGCACCTCCATTGGTGGCGTGATCGGTCAGCAACTGGTCAGCCAGCATGCAGACAGCCTGCTCTCGGCGACACTCACCAACACCGGTGCAGTGATCGGCACCGCCGATGCCTGGAACACACGCTCGGCCAATGTACTGGAGCTTGGCCTGTCCGTCATGGCAGTGGATATCGTGCCACGCTGGTTTGGCCCCGCGGCCTGTGAACAGCAGCCGGCCCTGGTAGAGGGCTGGCGCGTGATCATGGGTCGCGGTGACGACCGCAGTTATGCCCTGCTGTGCGAGCTGTTGGGGCGTGTCGACTTCCGTGAGAAGCTCGGAGAGCACCGCGTACCGCTCCAGTTGGTTGGTGGCTCGGATGACGTTGCCACACCACCGGAAACGCTCAAGGCACTGGCGCAATGCAGTAGCGCCTCTGATCCAGTGATTCTGGAACACGTCGGCCACGTGCCTTCGGTGGAATGCCCGGACAGGTTCAGCCAGATACTGCTTGATACCCTCACCTGA
- a CDS encoding AraC family transcriptional regulator, whose amino-acid sequence MFCQSLAVARVFHGAHPEDVSAFVNRHIGRHSLELLGEENRASSLSFREFAGFGLSEVSYGNHVRVKSPALEAVYHLQIVTRGQCLWQNRNDRLMIRRGQALMVNPDEQIDLEYSTDCEKLIIKIPEPVLNSARAATTGRIPDDGIRFVRSPVDLRLCPALTNILGAVFSELEECGNNDVSLVSGPYREIILKKLLTVFPSNWSETDPALTKTPAMDRIIRYIDENLKRDIGMEELSGISNMSIRSIYNAFARAFDTTPKCYVKHRKLRQLREDLQAGQYRNVTEIALDYGFSHLGRFSSDYRKLFGELPSETLRMAG is encoded by the coding sequence ATGTTCTGTCAGTCATTAGCCGTTGCCCGGGTCTTTCATGGGGCTCATCCGGAAGATGTGTCGGCCTTTGTAAATCGCCATATTGGTCGCCACAGTCTGGAGTTACTGGGGGAAGAAAACCGGGCTTCGAGCCTGAGTTTTCGCGAATTTGCCGGTTTCGGATTGTCTGAAGTCAGCTATGGCAACCATGTGCGGGTGAAAAGCCCGGCTCTGGAGGCGGTTTACCATCTTCAGATTGTCACTCGTGGGCAGTGTCTCTGGCAGAATCGGAATGACCGCCTTATGATTCGCCGGGGGCAGGCCTTGATGGTGAATCCCGACGAGCAGATTGATCTCGAATACTCGACGGATTGCGAGAAGCTGATTATCAAAATACCGGAGCCGGTGCTAAATAGCGCCCGCGCTGCAACGACCGGCCGGATTCCCGATGACGGCATCCGGTTTGTCAGAAGTCCCGTTGACCTGCGCCTTTGCCCGGCGTTGACCAACATTCTGGGGGCGGTCTTCTCGGAGCTCGAGGAGTGCGGAAACAACGACGTCTCCCTGGTGTCCGGGCCCTATCGGGAAATCATCCTGAAAAAGCTGTTGACTGTGTTTCCCTCGAACTGGAGCGAAACCGATCCGGCGCTGACAAAAACGCCAGCCATGGACAGGATCATCCGTTATATCGATGAAAACCTGAAGCGGGACATCGGGATGGAGGAGCTCTCCGGCATTTCCAACATGAGCATCCGGTCGATCTACAATGCCTTTGCGCGGGCCTTTGACACCACGCCCAAGTGCTATGTCAAACACCGGAAGCTGCGTCAGTTGCGGGAAGACCTGCAGGCCGGCCAGTACCGGAATGTCACCGAGATTGCGCTGGACTACGGCTTCAGCCACCTTGGCCGGTTCTCGTCCGATTACCGGAAGTTATTCGGCGAGCTGCCGTCTGAAACCCTGCGAATGGCCGGTTGA
- a CDS encoding branched-chain amino acid ABC transporter permease: protein MSTELFFVQLINGIQYGLLLFLIASGLTLVFGVMGILNLAHGSMYMVGAYLVWYLVNVTGSFTVAAALSAVIALGLGILIERLLIQRLYNRNHLDQVLLTIGMIFVFNSLQSILWGNDPYGVSVPDALSAAIPFTENSSYPVYRIFAAVVCVAIAGALYFVVSKTRLGMLIRAGESNREMVEALGVNIRTLYTVVFAIGVMLAAISGIIAAPMRSIVPGMGESVLITCFVVVVIGGMGSIKGAFVGALLVGVISTFAAVLMPSLSNMVIYIFMILVLLVKPQGLFAK, encoded by the coding sequence ATGTCGACCGAACTCTTCTTTGTACAACTGATTAACGGCATCCAGTACGGATTGCTGCTGTTCCTGATCGCCTCCGGCCTGACCCTGGTGTTTGGCGTGATGGGCATTCTCAACCTGGCTCACGGCTCCATGTACATGGTGGGCGCCTACCTGGTGTGGTACCTCGTGAACGTAACCGGCAGTTTTACGGTTGCGGCAGCGCTGTCCGCGGTAATTGCGCTCGGACTCGGCATTCTGATCGAGCGATTACTGATACAACGGCTCTACAACCGCAACCACCTGGATCAGGTGCTGCTGACTATCGGCATGATCTTTGTTTTCAATTCTCTGCAAAGCATCCTCTGGGGCAACGATCCCTATGGCGTATCCGTGCCGGATGCCCTCAGCGCCGCCATTCCGTTTACCGAAAACTCCAGCTACCCGGTCTATCGCATTTTTGCGGCCGTGGTCTGTGTCGCGATCGCCGGGGCCCTGTATTTCGTGGTGAGCAAAACCCGCCTGGGCATGCTGATCCGCGCGGGCGAATCCAACCGGGAGATGGTCGAGGCGCTGGGGGTCAACATCCGGACCCTGTACACCGTTGTGTTCGCCATCGGCGTCATGCTGGCCGCCATTTCCGGGATCATCGCCGCTCCCATGCGCTCGATTGTCCCGGGCATGGGCGAAAGCGTGCTGATTACCTGTTTTGTGGTGGTGGTGATCGGCGGCATGGGTTCCATCAAGGGCGCGTTCGTCGGTGCTCTGCTGGTGGGGGTGATCAGCACCTTTGCCGCCGTGCTGATGCCCAGCCTGTCCAACATGGTGATTTACATCTTTATGATCCTGGTGTTGCTGGTGAAGCCCCAGGGCCTCTTTGCCAAATAA
- a CDS encoding ABC transporter substrate-binding protein: protein MIRTRTLASAVLATTLTAGLSTSALAATDPVKIGLMLPFSGIYAQLGEAGRDGLKLALKQNAAELDGVTFEYIALDTEAKPARAPELASSLLNQHNADFIVGPVHSGVAMGMIKMLRGKDTIMIIPNAGSAAATGPLCAPNIFRTSFSSWQPSYPMGQVALDKGYKKVYAISWNYGMGRESLDAFEESFTAGGGEIVEKVLLPFPSTNFQSHVSDIAATNPDAVFTFFAGGGAIKFVKDYDAMGLRGKIPLLGSGFLTEGTLEAQGPAAEGVMTTLHYAEQLDVPANQAFREAFNTEYGHYPDIYAVQGYDAGLAIANTIEKLNGDITDKQAVISTMEKLTIDSPRGEFTFSKAHNPIQNIYLREVKDGVNVVQSIAAKSLEDPARGCKL, encoded by the coding sequence ATGATCCGTACCAGAACCCTGGCCAGTGCTGTGCTGGCAACCACCCTGACCGCCGGACTTTCAACGTCCGCCCTGGCCGCCACCGATCCGGTGAAGATCGGGCTGATGCTGCCCTTCAGCGGCATTTACGCGCAGTTGGGTGAAGCCGGGCGCGATGGCCTGAAACTGGCGCTGAAACAGAACGCAGCCGAACTGGACGGTGTCACCTTCGAGTACATCGCCCTGGATACCGAGGCCAAGCCCGCCCGGGCGCCGGAGCTGGCGTCATCCCTGCTGAACCAGCACAACGCTGATTTCATTGTCGGGCCGGTTCATTCCGGTGTTGCCATGGGCATGATCAAGATGCTGCGCGGCAAGGACACCATCATGATTATCCCGAACGCCGGGTCTGCGGCCGCCACTGGCCCCCTGTGCGCACCGAATATCTTCCGGACCTCGTTTTCATCCTGGCAGCCCTCCTACCCCATGGGCCAGGTTGCCCTGGATAAGGGTTACAAGAAGGTGTATGCGATCAGCTGGAACTACGGCATGGGCCGCGAGAGCCTGGACGCGTTCGAGGAATCCTTTACCGCCGGCGGCGGTGAGATTGTCGAGAAGGTGTTGCTGCCCTTCCCGTCCACCAACTTCCAGTCTCATGTCAGTGACATCGCCGCCACCAACCCGGATGCGGTCTTCACCTTCTTTGCCGGCGGCGGTGCCATCAAGTTCGTGAAGGACTACGACGCCATGGGCCTGCGCGGAAAAATCCCGCTGCTGGGCTCCGGCTTCCTGACCGAGGGAACCCTTGAGGCCCAGGGCCCGGCAGCCGAAGGCGTGATGACCACACTGCACTACGCCGAGCAACTGGACGTTCCGGCCAACCAGGCCTTCCGTGAGGCCTTCAACACCGAATACGGCCATTACCCGGACATCTACGCGGTGCAGGGTTACGACGCCGGCCTGGCGATCGCCAACACCATTGAAAAGCTGAACGGCGACATCACCGATAAGCAGGCTGTGATCAGCACCATGGAAAAACTCACCATCGACAGCCCGAGGGGGGAATTCACCTTCTCGAAAGCCCACAACCCGATTCAGAACATCTATCTGCGGGAAGTGAAAGATGGCGTGAACGTGGTGCAGAGCATTGCCGCCAAATCGCTGGAAGATCCGGCCCGCGGCTGCAAGCTCTGA
- a CDS encoding ABC transporter ATP-binding protein — protein sequence MANDIILETESLSKHWGGIKALNDISLRFHDRQLHGVVGPNGAGKSTLLNMLCGTLKPSRGCIFHKGEQIDGMKPWKFVRRGIGRSFQKTNIYTVATCLENCAVAAQRRFAGSFNLLASRHTNQRVTEAAEKALHQVGLERRIHTVAAEISYGEQRQLELAMVLATDPCILLLDEPMAGMGHEESQRIIALLDQLKRDYCIVLVEHDMDAIFELSDQLTVLDNGTHLITGTVDEVRNDPRVKEAYLGKDDDAEEEAA from the coding sequence ATGGCCAACGACATCATTCTGGAAACCGAATCCCTCAGCAAGCACTGGGGTGGCATCAAGGCACTCAACGATATTTCGCTGCGGTTCCACGACCGCCAACTGCACGGCGTGGTCGGCCCCAATGGCGCCGGCAAGAGCACACTGCTGAACATGCTGTGTGGCACCTTGAAGCCCTCCCGTGGTTGTATTTTCCATAAGGGCGAGCAGATTGACGGCATGAAACCCTGGAAGTTCGTGCGCCGGGGCATCGGCCGGAGCTTTCAGAAAACCAACATCTACACCGTTGCCACCTGCCTTGAAAACTGTGCAGTAGCGGCCCAGCGCCGGTTTGCCGGCAGCTTCAATCTGCTTGCTTCAAGGCACACCAACCAGCGGGTGACCGAGGCGGCGGAGAAAGCGCTGCATCAGGTGGGCCTGGAGCGTCGGATTCATACGGTGGCCGCCGAGATTTCCTATGGCGAACAGCGCCAGCTCGAACTGGCCATGGTGCTGGCAACGGATCCCTGCATCCTGCTGCTGGACGAGCCCATGGCAGGCATGGGCCACGAGGAATCCCAGCGCATCATCGCACTGCTGGACCAGCTCAAACGGGACTACTGCATTGTGTTGGTGGAACACGACATGGACGCCATTTTCGAGCTTTCGGACCAGTTGACGGTGCTCGACAACGGCACCCACCTGATTACCGGCACCGTCGACGAAGTGCGCAACGATCCGCGGGTAAAAGAAGCCTACCTGGGCAAAGACGATGACGCAGAGGAGGAAGCGGCGTGA